A region from the Variovorax sp. RKNM96 genome encodes:
- a CDS encoding ATP-dependent Clp protease proteolytic subunit, with translation METDDDTKPAATAEPRNSYLEEKAFKSRTLLIFGSITDAVAADVTRRLIALDADNQQPIDILVSSPGGHLESGDAIHDIVRFIGAPVNMIGTGWVGSAATHLFLAAPRERRVCLPNTRFLIHQPSGGAGGQATDIAIQAQEIIKARQRIAHEIARETGKPIDVVLADIERDRWLSAEEAVEYGLVSRIIQRKTELK, from the coding sequence ATGGAAACCGACGACGACACCAAGCCCGCGGCCACGGCCGAGCCGCGCAACTCCTACCTGGAGGAGAAGGCGTTCAAATCGCGCACGCTCTTGATCTTCGGCAGCATCACCGACGCGGTGGCCGCCGACGTGACGCGCCGCCTCATCGCGCTGGACGCGGACAACCAGCAGCCCATCGACATCCTCGTGAGCTCGCCCGGCGGGCACCTGGAGTCGGGCGATGCGATCCACGACATCGTGCGCTTCATCGGCGCGCCGGTGAACATGATCGGCACCGGCTGGGTCGGCAGTGCCGCCACGCACCTGTTCCTGGCGGCCCCGCGCGAGCGGCGCGTGTGCCTGCCGAACACGCGCTTCCTGATCCACCAGCCCAGCGGCGGCGCGGGCGGGCAGGCGACCGACATCGCCATCCAGGCGCAAGAAATCATCAAGGCCCGCCAGCGCATCGCGCACGAGATCGCGCGCGAGACCGGCAAGCCCATCGACGTGGTGCTGGCCGACATCGAGCGCGACCGCTGGCTCTCGGCCGAGGAGGCGGTGGAATACGGGCTGGTCTCGCGGATCATCCAGCGCAAGACCGAGCTGAAGTAG